A genomic region of Pseudomonas migulae contains the following coding sequences:
- the bamC gene encoding outer membrane protein assembly factor BamC, whose protein sequence is MKRMAGLSALALIISSTSGCGWVWGPEGYFRDRGSDYLEAQQTAPMQLPPDVSTAKHLDPLLPIPRNVADDTVKGEYIVPRPQPLSAGADASAYSLQKTGDSRWIVAQNPPAEVWPVAVQFFQDNGFRLDDQRPQTGEFTTTWQHSDELSAAMAKRLSAAGVGADSETRVRVRIEPGVQRNTSEVYVVSAERPAGSTADVAFTNRSVNTGLDAALVDDMLASMSRISEKGGSVSMLASRDFDTPSRVSLSEDGSGNPVLNVGNDLDRAWSSVGRALEQGEWRVEDINRSLGLYYINLSEKAEKKDEKPGFLSGLFGSAPSKEEVEARAERYQVRLSKVGDNVQVTVEKNINTVAPADVARKVLSVIQDNLG, encoded by the coding sequence ATGAAGCGAATGGCCGGACTTTCCGCACTTGCCTTGATTATCTCCAGCACCAGTGGCTGTGGATGGGTCTGGGGCCCGGAAGGTTATTTCCGTGACCGTGGTAGCGATTACCTGGAAGCGCAACAGACTGCACCGATGCAATTGCCACCGGACGTCAGCACCGCCAAACACCTGGATCCGCTGCTGCCGATCCCGCGCAACGTGGCCGACGACACCGTCAAGGGCGAATACATCGTGCCGCGTCCGCAGCCGCTGTCCGCAGGTGCCGACGCCAGTGCCTACTCGCTGCAGAAGACCGGCGACTCGCGCTGGATCGTCGCCCAGAACCCGCCAGCCGAAGTCTGGCCAGTGGCTGTGCAGTTCTTCCAGGACAACGGTTTCCGTCTGGATGACCAGCGTCCGCAAACCGGCGAATTCACCACCACTTGGCAGCATTCCGACGAACTGTCCGCAGCGATGGCCAAGCGCCTGAGCGCAGCCGGTGTCGGCGCTGACAGCGAAACCCGCGTGCGGGTGCGTATCGAGCCAGGCGTGCAGCGCAACACCAGTGAAGTCTATGTGGTCAGCGCCGAACGTCCTGCCGGCAGCACCGCCGACGTGGCGTTCACCAACCGTTCGGTCAACACCGGCCTGGACGCGGCACTGGTCGACGACATGCTCGCGAGCATGAGCCGTATCTCGGAGAAGGGCGGTTCGGTCTCCATGCTGGCTTCGCGTGATTTCGATACGCCAAGTCGCGTCAGCCTGAGCGAAGACGGCAGCGGCAACCCGGTCCTGAACGTCGGTAACGACCTGGATCGTGCCTGGTCGAGCGTCGGTCGTGCGCTGGAACAGGGCGAGTGGCGCGTTGAAGACATCAACCGCAGCCTGGGCCTGTACTACATCAACCTGTCTGAAAAAGCCGAGAAGAAAGACGAGAAGCCCGGTTTCCTCAGCGGCCTGTTCGGCAGTGCGCCGAGCAAGGAAGAGGTTGAAGCCCGTGCCGAGCGTTATCAGGTTCGCCTGAGCAAGGTGGGCGATAACGTCCAGGTCACCGTCGAGAAAAACATCAACACCGTGGCGCCGGCTGACGTGGCGCGCAAAGTGTTGAGCGTGATTCAGGACAATCTGGGCTGA
- a CDS encoding MBL fold metallo-hydrolase translates to MRFAVLGSGSQGNGTLIASADTYVLVDCGFSLRETEKRLLRLGVNPAQLSAILVTHEHADHVHGVGLLSRRYNLPVYLSRGTLRGMRKPIEPAGLLAGGEQLQIGALSIGVIAVAHDAQEPTQYVFSDGERRFGLLTDLGSYCNKVLDGYRDLDALMIEANHCRDMLARGHYPYFLKQRVGGELGHLNNHQAAFLVSELGWQGLQHLVLAHLSSKNNLPQLARQCFVDTLGCDPDWLQLADQDSGLDWRHIA, encoded by the coding sequence ATGCGTTTTGCCGTTCTCGGCAGCGGTAGCCAAGGGAACGGCACGTTGATAGCCAGCGCTGATACGTACGTGCTGGTGGATTGTGGTTTCTCCCTGCGGGAAACCGAAAAACGCCTGTTGCGCCTGGGTGTGAACCCGGCGCAGCTGAGCGCGATACTCGTGACCCACGAACATGCCGACCACGTGCATGGCGTGGGTTTGCTGTCTCGGCGCTACAATCTGCCTGTCTACCTCAGTCGCGGCACCCTGCGCGGGATGCGCAAACCGATTGAACCGGCCGGCCTTCTGGCGGGCGGCGAGCAATTGCAGATCGGCGCACTGAGCATCGGCGTCATTGCCGTGGCCCACGATGCACAGGAACCGACGCAATATGTGTTCAGCGACGGTGAGCGGCGCTTCGGCCTGTTGACCGACCTGGGCTCATACTGCAACAAAGTGCTGGACGGCTATCGTGACCTCGATGCGTTGATGATCGAGGCCAATCATTGCCGAGACATGCTGGCTCGCGGTCACTACCCGTACTTTCTCAAGCAGCGGGTGGGCGGTGAACTGGGACATTTGAACAACCACCAGGCGGCGTTCCTGGTGTCCGAGTTGGGCTGGCAAGGCCTGCAACACCTGGTCCTGGCCCATCTGAGCAGCAAGAACAACCTGCCGCAGCTGGCCCGGCAATGTTTTGTCGACACCCTCGGGTGCGACCCGGACTGGCTGCAACTGGCCGATCAAGATTCAGGGCTCGACTGGCGACACATCGCCTA